The following proteins are co-located in the Gemmatimonadota bacterium genome:
- a CDS encoding dephospho-CoA kinase, giving the protein MIVIGVAGGIASGKSTAARVFEQHGARVLDADAIGHDLLRTEGMRAEIRSAFGEDVLTAEGDVDRRALGRVVFGDEQARQRLNRLVRPAIRAEIRRRIAGIRSEGYDGVVVVDAPLLVDTGPTDLADRVILVTAPASTRKERILLRGLTGPEAEARIAAQEPDAKQARWADYFLENDGTRDELIEKTEALWKRIVS; this is encoded by the coding sequence TTGATCGTCATCGGAGTAGCCGGCGGCATCGCCTCGGGTAAGTCCACGGCGGCCCGGGTTTTCGAGCAGCACGGCGCCCGCGTTCTGGACGCCGATGCCATCGGCCACGACCTGCTGCGGACCGAGGGGATGCGCGCAGAAATCCGGTCGGCCTTCGGCGAGGACGTCCTGACGGCCGAAGGAGACGTGGACCGGCGGGCCCTCGGCCGCGTGGTCTTCGGCGACGAGCAGGCCCGGCAGCGGCTGAACCGCCTGGTACGGCCCGCCATCCGCGCGGAAATACGGCGCCGGATCGCCGGGATCCGAAGCGAGGGCTACGACGGGGTGGTCGTGGTGGACGCGCCCCTGCTGGTCGACACCGGACCCACCGACCTGGCCGACCGGGTCATCCTGGTCACCGCACCCGCCTCCACGCGGAAAGAACGGATCCTCCTTCGCGGCCTGACCGGACCCGAGGCCGAAGCGCGTATCGCCGCCCAGGAGCCCGACGCGAAACAGGCCCGGTGGGCGGACTATTTCCTGGAAAACGACGGTACGCGGGACGAACTGATCGAGAAGACCGAAGCGCTCTGGAAGCGCATCGTTTCCTGA
- a CDS encoding nicotinate-nucleotide adenylyltransferase produces the protein MGFPGAIRNRRQLREGGEIPGSHRAVRDFHPELSRKRTVGGGRKATFRTEKQLRSAIPGRGRPHGRHVLHGRSGFHGRIVTGRIRERQLTVSIQRLGVYGGTFDPIHTGHLVIARGVVEHCALDRLLFIPSARPPHKRGHAVASPDDRYRMTRLAARNDPRFEVSDAEINRPGLSYTVDTLEALREIYGESSAFHLVIGADSLLEIDTWHAPDRVFELATVVTVPRPGKDLSGLDPHWRDRVVSLQLPEIDISSTDIRRRVKAGLPVTHLVPEEVADYIEERGLYR, from the coding sequence CTGGGCTTCCCGGGCGCAATACGAAATCGCCGACAGCTACGCGAGGGAGGGGAAATACCGGGAAGCCATCGAGCAGTTCGAGATTTTCATCCAGAGCTATCCCGAAAACGAACGGTCGGCGGAGGCCGGAAAGCGACTTTCCGAACTGAGAAACAGTTACGTAGCGCCATCCCTGGCCGAGGACGGCCCCATGGACGACACGTCTTACACGGACGATCCGGCTTCCACGGACGGATCGTCACCGGCCGAATCCGAGAGCGGCAACTCACCGTGAGCATCCAACGGCTCGGTGTTTACGGGGGCACGTTCGACCCGATTCACACCGGCCACCTGGTCATTGCCCGGGGCGTGGTCGAACACTGCGCCCTCGACCGGCTCCTGTTCATCCCGTCCGCCCGCCCTCCGCACAAGCGGGGGCACGCCGTCGCCTCGCCGGATGACCGGTATCGCATGACGCGGCTGGCCGCGCGGAACGATCCCCGGTTCGAGGTGTCGGACGCGGAGATCAACCGGCCCGGCCTATCCTATACCGTGGACACGCTGGAGGCGCTGCGGGAGATCTACGGCGAGTCCAGTGCATTCCACCTCGTCATCGGGGCCGACAGCCTGCTCGAGATCGACACCTGGCATGCACCGGACCGGGTATTCGAACTGGCGACGGTCGTGACGGTTCCCCGGCCCGGCAAAGACCTCTCCGGTCTGGATCCCCACTGGCGGGACCGGGTCGTCTCCCTCCAGCTTCCCGAGATCGACATCTCTTCCACGGACATCCGCCGTCGCGTCAAAGCAGGGCTTCCCGTCACCCACCTTGTCCCGGAGGAAGTGGCGGACTATATCGAAGAACGCGGTCTTTACAGGTAA
- a CDS encoding sulfurtransferase gives MYTTLIDVHTLNRHHQDPDWRVIDARFSLADAGQGAREYGEGHVPGALYAHLDDDLSGPIIRGETGRHPLPSVERAVEVFSRFGIDGSVQVAVYDGAGGSVAGRVWWMLRWLGHDAVAVLDGGWPAWTGAGLPVTQEVGEVAPRTFVPNVRAHLVTDVDGVDRHRKDADWAVLDARTAERFRGEQEPIDPVAGHIPGAICATFDANLGEDGCFRSPEELRRRFEGLFGGVPVDRAINYCGSGVSACHNLLAIAHAGLGDAVLFPGSWSEWITDEERPIGTGEG, from the coding sequence ATGTACACCACGCTGATCGATGTACACACGCTGAACCGGCATCACCAGGACCCGGACTGGCGCGTGATCGACGCCCGGTTCTCCCTGGCCGACGCGGGCCAGGGCGCCCGTGAGTACGGCGAGGGCCATGTGCCCGGTGCTCTGTACGCCCACCTGGACGACGACCTCTCCGGACCCATCATCCGCGGTGAAACGGGACGCCATCCGCTGCCATCCGTGGAACGGGCCGTAGAAGTGTTCTCACGGTTCGGGATCGACGGAAGCGTGCAGGTCGCGGTCTACGACGGGGCGGGCGGTTCTGTGGCCGGCCGGGTGTGGTGGATGCTCCGCTGGTTGGGTCACGACGCCGTAGCCGTACTGGACGGCGGCTGGCCGGCCTGGACCGGAGCGGGACTGCCGGTCACGCAAGAAGTAGGGGAAGTAGCGCCGCGCACCTTCGTGCCCAACGTTCGAGCACACCTGGTCACTGACGTGGACGGCGTCGACCGACACCGGAAGGACGCGGACTGGGCCGTCCTGGACGCCCGCACGGCGGAGCGTTTCCGCGGCGAACAGGAGCCCATCGATCCCGTAGCCGGCCATATCCCGGGCGCAATTTGCGCGACGTTTGATGCGAACCTGGGAGAAGATGGTTGCTTTCGGTCGCCGGAGGAGTTGAGGCGGAGATTCGAGGGGTTGTTCGGCGGCGTACCGGTCGACCGCGCCATAAACTACTGCGGTTCGGGCGTCTCGGCCTGCCACAACCTCCTCGCTATCGCCCACGCGGGCCTGGGGGACGCCGTGCTCTTCCCGGGTTCCTGGAGTGAATGGATTACCGACGAGGAGCGGCCGATCGGGACGGGGGAGGGGTGA
- the smc gene encoding chromosome segregation protein SMC, which translates to MRLSHLEMIGFKSFSTRLKVKFSDGITAVVGPNGCGKSNIVDAIRWALGEHRATSLRGDRMEDIIFNGTAARKPLGMAEVSLTIDNSEQMLPVEYSEVTITRRYFRSGASEYQINKVPCRLKDITNLLLDTGMGAHAYSIIEQGMVESVVNGSPLERRQLIEEAAGINKYKTRRRLAQRKLEGTEHDLVRIADLLDEVERSVSTLRRQVRKYERYERLMQQMKDVEIVVACHAFQDLRRQTEPVRERIRQFAERKEAVQTRIRTAEAEVEKSKAVQLEKEEKLQQRQDAVNQIDDQIRALEEELLVSKERRTGLEQRARSASGEAEQAETELEGIRSQLARIGDDRKTLETALDQARATFAERDETSRTFAGRIATQKEATQALRDRSMKAIQQHSSELAAISSLEAREASLRGRSAEVETARKKLAEELASKKAAVEAVQKELRAVRGVVEENASLHANLTESVQDAQQCIESARDELSGLETTITTAEKEWTLLDRMHRQYEGYGQGVRTLLTNGADVDGLNGVLADGITIDKAYETVIAAYLDDMLQYVVAGRTKDAEAGLAYLREQETGRASFILLDRMKSRPAPADLPFEDDGIIGRASTMVKSDKALAPAVTHLLSRVVLVKDVETALRLSPLFDTDQDWKLLTAGGEVVDPAGVLMGGSSGSSEAGESDLLRRAERITEIEGELEEDRAQRDKIAGELEGLETELAALSERQASVETVLGESRRKLMETESKERQLDFERTRMAEQDEELAREADSLAADAKAAAGEREQRKKAMETLARDRVSAEAEERTNQQTLDEMEEERQHLAEAANEARVALVSMESRSNELSTTDEFLTQENERLANLLTQRKTEAVEAGSQSTELEKSQKENEKQLEAHYASRRERAVDRDAVLEEHQNLQEAERQLQQHLGENRNELTQVQEQVHQAELEDAELYMKSNEIRRQLMDRHDTDPEGMDELPRIEELDEYSPDAAQTLRDSIQRKVDDLGPINMAAVEEYRAGKERLDFLQQQQNDLIEAKDNLEKTIIKMNKAARSRFMTTFEEVRTNFMTTFQTLFEGGEADLMLEEGDPLEAGIEIMARPGGKRLQSLALLSGGETALTAIALLFAIYLVKPSPFCVFDEVDAPLDDANVRRFASALRQFTSDTQFLVVTHNKRTMEAADYLYGITMEEPGLSKMVSVRLEDAESEALEPAAAPGEEANGAGTVGV; encoded by the coding sequence ATGCGTCTCTCCCATCTTGAAATGATCGGTTTCAAGTCATTCTCCACCCGGCTGAAGGTGAAGTTCAGCGACGGTATCACGGCCGTAGTCGGTCCCAACGGCTGCGGCAAGTCCAATATCGTCGACGCCATTCGCTGGGCGCTGGGGGAGCACCGCGCGACCTCGCTGCGGGGCGACCGGATGGAAGACATCATCTTCAACGGCACGGCCGCCCGCAAGCCCCTCGGCATGGCGGAGGTGTCGCTGACGATCGACAACAGCGAGCAGATGCTGCCCGTCGAATACAGCGAAGTCACGATCACGCGCCGCTATTTCCGCTCGGGCGCGAGCGAGTACCAGATCAACAAGGTGCCCTGCCGCCTCAAGGACATCACCAACCTCCTGCTGGACACGGGCATGGGCGCCCACGCCTACTCCATCATCGAGCAGGGCATGGTGGAATCGGTGGTGAACGGCAGCCCGCTCGAACGACGCCAACTCATCGAGGAAGCCGCCGGCATCAACAAGTACAAGACGCGGCGGCGACTGGCGCAGCGCAAGCTCGAAGGCACCGAGCACGACCTGGTCCGCATCGCCGACCTCCTGGACGAGGTCGAACGGAGCGTGAGTACGCTGCGGCGGCAGGTGCGAAAGTACGAGCGGTACGAGCGGCTGATGCAGCAGATGAAGGACGTGGAGATCGTGGTCGCCTGTCACGCCTTCCAGGACCTGCGGAGACAAACCGAGCCCGTCCGGGAACGGATCCGGCAGTTCGCGGAGCGGAAGGAAGCCGTTCAGACCCGCATACGGACCGCCGAGGCGGAGGTCGAGAAGAGCAAGGCCGTCCAGCTGGAAAAGGAAGAGAAACTCCAGCAGCGGCAGGACGCCGTCAACCAGATCGACGACCAGATCAGGGCGCTGGAAGAGGAACTCCTGGTCAGCAAGGAGCGCCGGACGGGCCTTGAGCAGCGGGCCCGTTCCGCGTCGGGGGAAGCCGAACAGGCGGAGACCGAACTGGAAGGCATCCGGTCCCAGCTTGCCCGGATCGGAGACGACCGTAAAACGCTGGAGACGGCGCTGGATCAGGCGCGCGCCACCTTCGCGGAGCGGGACGAGACGTCCCGGACCTTCGCCGGCCGGATCGCGACACAGAAAGAAGCCACCCAGGCGCTGCGGGACCGCAGCATGAAGGCGATCCAGCAGCACTCGAGCGAGCTGGCGGCGATCAGTTCCCTTGAAGCCCGCGAAGCGTCCCTGCGCGGCCGAAGCGCCGAGGTGGAGACCGCCCGGAAGAAACTCGCCGAGGAACTGGCATCGAAGAAGGCGGCCGTCGAGGCCGTGCAGAAGGAACTGCGCGCCGTCCGGGGCGTGGTGGAAGAGAACGCGTCGCTGCACGCGAACCTTACGGAATCCGTCCAGGACGCGCAGCAGTGCATCGAGTCGGCCCGGGACGAGCTGTCTGGTCTCGAAACGACCATCACGACGGCGGAAAAGGAATGGACGCTCCTAGATCGCATGCACCGGCAGTACGAAGGATACGGCCAGGGCGTCCGGACGCTGCTCACCAACGGTGCGGACGTCGACGGACTTAACGGCGTGCTGGCGGACGGTATCACGATCGACAAGGCCTACGAAACGGTGATCGCGGCCTACCTGGACGACATGCTGCAGTACGTCGTGGCCGGCCGCACAAAAGATGCCGAGGCGGGCCTGGCCTACCTCCGGGAGCAGGAGACCGGCCGGGCTTCCTTCATCCTCCTGGACCGGATGAAGTCCCGCCCCGCGCCCGCGGACCTGCCCTTTGAGGACGACGGCATCATCGGCCGCGCGAGCACCATGGTCAAGTCCGACAAGGCGCTGGCTCCGGCGGTGACCCACCTGCTCTCCAGGGTCGTGCTCGTGAAAGACGTCGAAACGGCCCTGCGCCTTTCCCCCTTGTTCGACACCGACCAGGATTGGAAACTGCTGACGGCCGGCGGCGAGGTCGTGGACCCGGCCGGCGTACTGATGGGCGGTTCGTCCGGATCTTCCGAGGCAGGCGAGTCGGACCTCCTGCGCCGTGCGGAGCGGATCACGGAGATCGAAGGGGAACTGGAGGAAGACCGGGCACAACGGGATAAGATCGCCGGCGAACTGGAAGGCCTGGAGACGGAACTGGCCGCGCTGTCCGAACGGCAGGCCTCCGTCGAAACGGTACTCGGCGAGTCCCGGCGCAAGTTGATGGAAACGGAGTCCAAAGAACGGCAGCTGGATTTCGAGCGGACCAGGATGGCGGAACAGGACGAAGAACTCGCGCGTGAAGCGGATTCCCTGGCCGCGGACGCGAAGGCTGCGGCCGGGGAGCGCGAGCAGCGCAAAAAAGCGATGGAGACGCTGGCCCGCGACCGGGTATCGGCCGAAGCAGAAGAACGGACCAACCAGCAGACCCTGGACGAGATGGAGGAGGAACGCCAGCACCTGGCCGAAGCGGCCAACGAAGCCCGGGTCGCCCTCGTGTCCATGGAAAGCCGGAGCAACGAGCTGAGCACCACCGATGAATTCCTTACCCAGGAGAACGAGCGCCTGGCCAATCTCCTGACGCAGCGAAAGACCGAGGCGGTGGAAGCCGGCAGCCAGTCCACGGAACTGGAGAAGAGCCAGAAAGAAAACGAGAAGCAGCTGGAGGCGCACTACGCTTCCCGGCGGGAGCGCGCGGTGGACCGCGACGCCGTCCTCGAAGAGCACCAGAACCTGCAGGAAGCCGAACGCCAGCTGCAGCAGCACCTCGGCGAGAACCGGAACGAACTGACCCAGGTGCAGGAGCAGGTCCACCAGGCGGAACTGGAAGACGCCGAGTTGTACATGAAGAGCAACGAGATCCGCCGGCAGTTGATGGACCGGCACGACACCGACCCCGAGGGCATGGACGAACTGCCACGGATCGAGGAACTGGACGAATACTCGCCCGACGCCGCCCAGACCCTGCGGGACAGCATCCAGCGCAAGGTGGACGACCTGGGTCCCATCAACATGGCGGCGGTGGAAGAGTACCGCGCGGGCAAGGAGCGGCTCGACTTCCTCCAGCAGCAGCAGAACGACCTCATCGAGGCCAAGGACAACCTGGAGAAGACCATCATCAAGATGAACAAGGCCGCCCGGTCCCGCTTCATGACCACCTTCGAAGAGGTCCGGACCAACTTCATGACCACCTTCCAGACGCTGTTCGAAGGCGGCGAGGCCGACCTCATGCTCGAAGAAGGGGACCCGCTCGAAGCGGGCATCGAGATCATGGCGCGGCCGGGAGGGAAGCGGCTGCAGAGCCTGGCCCTGCTGTCCGGCGGCGAGACGGCCCTCACGGCCATCGCCCTGCTCTTCGCCATCTACCTCGTGAAGCCCAGCCCCTTCTGCGTGTTCGACGAGGTGGACGCGCCGCTGGACGACGCCAACGTCCGGCGCTTCGCCAGCGCCCTGCGCCAGTTTACCAGCGACACGCAGTTCCTGGTGGTCACCCACAACAAGCGGACCATGGAAGCCGCCGATTACCTCTACGGCATTACCATGGAAGAACCCGGCCTGTCCAAGATGGTCTCCGTGCGCCTCGAGGATGCCGAATCGGAGGCGCTGGAACCCGCGGCCGCTCCGGGCGAAGAGGCCAACGGCGCCGGAACGGTCGGGGTATAG
- the bamD gene encoding outer membrane protein assembly factor BamD, with amino-acid sequence MIIPPLRRYRITVTGIFLALLVLPACSPPGFESDWTAEELYDYAMERVEQEDWLNALDAFRAITLGHSGSDIVDDALYHQGEMHINMEEYPLATLVFRRLISDFPQSPYSDESQYKLAYATFLQSNPPHLTQDKTFEAIRELQFFLQEYPDSEWSAEVHELLQQCFDKVAEKDYRIGNLYYKLKDWEAARLYFGELLETYPMSNWASRAQYEIADSYAREGKYREAIEQFEIFIQSYPENERSAEAGKRLSELRNSYVAPSLAEDGPMDDTSYTDDPASTDGSSPAESESGNSP; translated from the coding sequence ATGATCATCCCGCCCTTACGCCGCTACAGGATCACCGTCACGGGGATATTTCTCGCCCTGCTCGTGCTTCCGGCGTGCAGCCCGCCCGGATTCGAGTCCGACTGGACCGCGGAGGAACTCTACGACTACGCCATGGAGCGCGTGGAGCAGGAGGACTGGCTGAATGCCCTGGACGCCTTCCGGGCCATCACCCTCGGCCACTCCGGCAGCGATATCGTGGACGACGCCCTTTACCACCAGGGGGAAATGCACATCAACATGGAAGAATACCCCCTGGCCACGCTCGTGTTCCGGCGGCTGATCAGCGATTTTCCCCAGAGCCCGTACAGCGACGAGAGCCAGTACAAGCTGGCCTATGCTACGTTTCTCCAGTCCAATCCGCCCCACCTCACGCAAGACAAGACCTTCGAAGCCATCCGCGAACTCCAGTTCTTCCTCCAGGAGTATCCCGACAGCGAATGGAGCGCGGAAGTCCACGAACTGCTGCAGCAGTGTTTCGACAAGGTGGCCGAGAAGGATTATCGGATCGGCAACCTCTACTACAAGTTGAAGGACTGGGAAGCGGCCCGTCTCTATTTCGGTGAACTACTGGAAACCTACCCCATGAGCAACTGGGCTTCCCGGGCGCAATACGAAATCGCCGACAGCTACGCGAGGGAGGGGAAATACCGGGAAGCCATCGAGCAGTTCGAGATTTTCATCCAGAGCTATCCCGAAAACGAACGGTCGGCGGAGGCCGGAAAGCGACTTTCCGAACTGAGAAACAGTTACGTAGCGCCATCCCTGGCCGAGGACGGCCCCATGGACGACACGTCTTACACGGACGATCCGGCTTCCACGGACGGATCGTCACCGGCCGAATCCGAGAGCGGCAACTCACCGTGA
- a CDS encoding glycosyltransferase family 2 protein, whose translation MPVDGRTIVVIIPVLNEEDSIGLVLAHIPEDMAAAVIVVDNGSTDRTAVVAAEGGAVVVREPRRGYGAACLRGMAEAARFAPDVIVFLDGDYSDYPEEMADLVRPIMEDGCDLVIGSRMLGRRAPGSMPVQAVIGNVLVPRIIRWLYGHRYTDLGPFRAVRYDRLLELEMADQNFGWTVEMQIKAAQKGYRTLDVPVRYRKRVGVSKITGTLSGAVRAGVKILWVTFRYAFGK comes from the coding sequence ATGCCGGTGGACGGTCGGACCATCGTTGTCATCATACCGGTCCTGAACGAGGAGGATTCGATCGGGCTGGTCCTGGCGCACATTCCAGAGGACATGGCCGCGGCCGTGATCGTGGTGGACAACGGGTCGACGGACCGGACGGCAGTCGTGGCCGCGGAGGGCGGCGCCGTCGTTGTGCGGGAGCCCCGGCGCGGCTATGGGGCGGCCTGCCTGCGCGGCATGGCCGAGGCCGCCCGGTTCGCTCCGGACGTCATCGTGTTCCTGGACGGCGACTACAGCGACTACCCGGAAGAAATGGCGGACCTGGTGCGGCCGATCATGGAGGACGGCTGCGACCTGGTGATCGGGTCGCGGATGCTGGGCCGCCGCGCGCCGGGGTCCATGCCGGTCCAAGCCGTCATCGGGAACGTCCTCGTACCGCGGATCATCCGGTGGCTCTACGGCCATCGGTACACCGATCTCGGGCCGTTCCGGGCGGTACGCTACGACCGGCTGCTCGAGCTGGAAATGGCGGATCAGAACTTCGGCTGGACCGTGGAGATGCAGATCAAGGCGGCGCAGAAGGGATACCGGACGCTCGACGTCCCGGTGCGCTACCGGAAGCGCGTCGGCGTTTCGAAGATTACGGGCACGCTGTCCGGGGCGGTCCGGGCAGGCGTGAAGATCCTGTGGGTGACGTTCAGGTATGCGTTTGGGAAGTGA